The genomic stretch GGTGTTCAGTCAAACTGCTCTTTAGAGAgaaacttttaccacaaactgaacaaataaatggtttttctcccttgtgtgctctcatgtgttgagtcaaattgctcTTCCTAGTAaaacttttagcacaaactgagcagctcaaacgtTTTTTGCCTGTCTTTTTTTTAGAGCATTCAGGGTGTTTGTTGTcaatgtgagtcctcatatcaccttcacagtctgtatcgctgctcaaaggttttttaacctcgtcttcagcctcactatctgatagtggagctaagaggttgtctggttgtggtttctcttcatcatattcagtcttcacagagagaatactcagtggaaacttggtgtaatcagcttcctctcgtcctagaagacactctccctcctgagtgatgcagagttcctcctcttcctttttaatgtggggtGGCTGCGACTGAGGGGGAAGTTCTTCtggatgaccaatcagctgctgaAGGTCTGTTGgacaaacaacacaaacacactttagttCAGACATGATTCATGAAATGTTTCTCCTTGGATATAAATACTTTTTCCAACAAATTAGAATACATCTTTAATTTCCTAACgtcagaatggatggatggattttaaaaactattattactgtattttttttaagtcatGTTTTGGGACAATTGTCACGGAAAGAGAACTTCCACACCTTTGCTTGGCAAAGTGTCGCTGTACTGCTAACTCGCTGGTGAGAAAACATTGTATCCGAGACCTTCGTATCTGGACTACAAATGGGCGATATAGCCTAAAATCTACATAGCCATATATAtcgcagcctcctgcgataatgaTATATATCCCAATATATGATTTGGCATATAAATGGCAAGAGAACcattttaaaacatgttattattatattatttggtTCAAACTATTATGACTCTGCTTATTATTATACTGTTAGCATCTGCTTACTTTCCGTAATAGCAtgtttccatctacacttctgttaaattgtaatgataattttttcttctgttgtttggatactttacattatttttaggttatactgtaaatttgggtatggatccaataGCAAGGCAGTATCGGTCATATCAATGCTGAATACTGATACTTCACATTCTCAACAGCATTGAACGATTCCAttgttgatcacaattataatcagacaaaaacacaggatggcagtgtaacaatatttattaaatatttaaataatgacctactattggctcttatttaaatcatttggttttggcccttaaagtccatccatccatccatcttcttccgcttatccgaggtcgggtcgcgggggcagcagcctaagcagggaagcccagacttccctctccccagccacttcatccagctcctccaggtggatcccgaggcgttcccaggccagccgagagacatagtcttcccaacgtgccctgggtcttccccgtggcctcctaccggtcggacatcctgaccagatgcccgaaccacctcatctggctcctctccatgtggaggagcagcggctttactttgagctcctcccggatgacagagcttctcaccctatctctaagggagagccccgccacccggcagaggaaactcaatttggccgcttgtacccgtgatcttgtcctttcggccataacccaaagctcatgaccataggtgaggatgggaacgtagatcgaccggtaaatggagagctttgccttccggctcagctccttcttcaccacaacggatccatatagcgtccgcattactgaagacgccgcactgatccgcctgtcgatctcacgatccactcttccctcactcgtgaacaagactccgaggtacttgaactcctccacttggggcaagaactcctccccaacccggagatggcactccacccttttccgggcgagagccatggactcggacttggaggtgctgattcccatcccagtcgcttcacactcggctgcgaactgatccagtgagagctgaagatcctggccagatgaagccatcaggaccacatcatctgcaaaaagcagagacctaatcctgcagccaccaaaccagatcccctcaacgccctgactgcgcctggaaattctgtccataaaagttaggaacagaatctgtgacaagaagggcagccttggcggagtccaaccctcactggaaacatgtccgacttactgccggcaatgcggaccaaactctgacactgatcatacagggagcggaccgccacaatcagacagtccgataccccatactctctgagcactccccacaggacttcccggggtacacggtcgaatgccttctccaagtccacagccCTTaaagtccagggacttatttcctaagtttaaaacaataacaaaaacaaatatattttctgaTAATAAATATATCAATCTAATAATTGTAGTATCAACTATGTATGGGTCTAATACTTAGTATCGTTAGTCGATTTTTTAATTGATCCAGGCATTTTCTTTACATTAGAGAGCACTAGCAtgctgttagcagttagcatggctTATCTTGTGGCAGGGGTGTCACACTCGTTTTCAATGGCAATTACGGCTGCCGTTAGAGGGTtgtttttagctgtaaataataCATGAATATCCAACTATTTATTAATTATGTATAATTTTTgggtacacagatttttttttaaaatattctatagTAAAACATACGAATGTTTTTCACAGCATATAAATGGAAATGGCAAAACGGCACTTAAgctttttttaacggtaaaattctgacTGAGCTACCTGTTTTTTACCTGAAACAAATATTTCTACAGTATACAATGTGATGGATTACTTACTTTAAAATCATgactcaagcagatatttaagtatgtatTTGAATTCTGACAAAAATGTTTGCAATGtatgataataaaataaaataaagttgcaatattaGATAAATTAGAAGATATGGAATTGCATGCATTTTTTACCGTCAAAATGGAAAGCTGAATACATCTAGTAAGCAAAGAAGCTCATCAATTCCAGGTTTTTGCGGGCCACTTGGAAGGATGTGGtggaccagatctggcccccgggctttgagtttgacacctgtgtcccaAAGTGTGTGGTgtagcatgttcagctattcctcgtctttCAGTGATAATGACACATGTCAGAAACAGAGTGTATTTGCTGCCATGGAGgcaggcgtttctgggtgttgttgataaatggctttcactttgcatagtagagttttaacttgcacttacagatgtagtgacgaactgtagttactgacagtgtttttttttttaagtgttcttgagcccatgtggtgatatcctttacacacggatgtcgctttttggtGAAGTACCGCCTGAGGGCTCGAAGATCACggccattcaatgttacgtgcagtgatgttgatgatattacagaccttagatggtgaaatcctgaaattccttgcaatagctcgttgagaaatgttgttcttaaactgatgggtaatttgctcacgcgtttgttcgcaaagtggtgaccctcgacccatccttgtttgtgaatgactgagcatttcacggaagctgcttttatacccaatcatagcgCCCACCtttttcccaattagcctgttcacctgtgggatgttccaaataagtgtttgatgagcattcctcaactttatcagtcttttttgccccttgtgccagctttttttaaacatgttgcaggcatcaaattccaaatgagctaatatttgcaaaaaataaaaacaatttcagttccaacattaaatatcttgtctttgcagtctattcaattgaatataagttgaaaaggatttgcaaatcactgtattcagtttttatttaccatttaccgctttgataacaagtggtagaaaatggatggatggatggagagttGATGACAATAACACTGAGGTTTGTTATCCTCATGAGTAACAATCATGACTTCCAtttgtccattttctaccgtttgtcccttacggggtcacgggggggggggggttgttggagcctatctcagctgcaatcgggcggaaggcggggtacaccctggacaagtcgccacctcaccacagggccaacacagataaacagacaacattcacagtcacacACGAGAGACCATTTAGATtacaacactcactcacttttaTCTGCAGTTTTCTtgatctccgttggtgatttgctggcagttggtggcgctgattctctttcatgttctcttttagcggacgtcgccatcttagcatagcagtagtcgtccatcttctatcacgtcttcaatcttcacttcagataacactCCATCGTTCCAAATTCAACTTCCGTTTCGCGGGCTTAATAGAATGTGTATATTTGAGGTATGTATTGTTCTATTTGCTGCCAATCTATGTGACTGTAAGATCTTTGATGTTAAACTTCTCCGCTCTCAAGCCACTCGGTCCGCCATCTTGGTCTTTTCgctttttttgccactgctcgATGTGTTTGCGCATGCGTCAGAAGCAACTTCTGTTccctacttttcaaaataaaggcatgtTACTATtgttttaaaacaggggtgtcgaaCGCGgttacactgagggccacatcgcagttatggctgccctaagAGGTTTTACTACtgttttaaaacaggggtgtcaaaaacgGTTACACTgaaggccacatcgcagttatggctgcccgaagagggccgcttgtaaccctatataatttatgaatataaatgtataagaatTCAACCTCGTGATATTATAAAAGTAATTgctgtgcatttgattattatatttgtattacaaACACTGTAAAAGCCAGTCTGTGTTTTGTAGCGCCTGCGCAGTTCCTATAAAAATTATTAGAATAACATAAGTGatgctggccttgctttttctttaagTACACTTTTTGCCATGCCATGTTTTTTCCTATATATTTTACATTATACTCAGCCTGTTGATTTtgtaatattaaatacatatttacatacacatgtgtgtgtatatatatatatatatatatatatatatatatagggacggcgtggcgaagttggtagagtggctgtgccagcaatcggagtgttgctggttactggggttcaattcccaccttctaccttcctagtcacatccgttgtgtccttgggcaagacacttcaccctttgcctctgatggctgctggtagcgccttgcatggcagctcccgccatcagtgtgtgaatgtgtgtgtgaatgggtaaatgtggaaatactgtcaaagcgctttgagtaccttgaaggtagaaaagcgctatacaagtacaacccatttatcatttatttatttatatatatatatatatatatatatatatatatatatatatatatatatatatatatatatatatatatatatatatatatatatatatatatatatatatatatatatatatatatatatatacatatacagtgtatatatatatatatatatatatatatatatatacacacatatatacatatatatatatacatatacagtatatatatatatatatgtatatatatatacacatatatatatatatatatatatatcatatatatatatatatatatatatatatatatatatatatatatatatatatatatatatatatatatatacagtatatatatatatatatatatatatatatatatatatatatatatatatgtgtgtatatatatatacatatacagtgtatatatatatatatatatatatatatatacatatatatatatatatatatacacacacatatatacatacatatatatatatatatatatatatatatatatatatatatacacacacatatatacatatatatatatacatatacggtatatatatatatatatatatatatatatatatatatatatatatatatatatatatatatatatatacacatatatatatatatcatatatatatatatatatatatatgtatatatatatatacacatatatatatatcatatatatatatatatatatatatatatatatatatatatatatatatatgtgtgtatatatatatatatatatatatatatatatgtgtgtatatatatatatatatatatatatactgcatatatatatatacagtatatatatatatatatatatatatatatatacagtatatatatatacagtatatatatatatatatatatatatatatatatacagtatatatatatatatatatacacacacacatatatatatatatatatacagtatatatatatgtatatatatatatatatacacacacacatatatatatatatatatatatatatatatacagtatatatatatatacagtatatatatatatatatatatatatatatatatatatatatatatatatatatatatatatatatatatatatatacagtatatactgttggaagcatatccatatttaagtgttacttctttctaaactcctatagtcatataaagaatagctagtattcttccttcttttgagtctcatagtaaggtgttggccttctagattggaatgtgtcagagtagagataactcggagtagtctaaacaaagagagtgggggcgagggacagacggaagatcacgggacttccgggggttttgagctagaccgagctagaccgatctggaccgggctagggaacgcttgggtgctgggttggtctcaggtttgtcctctaagctttgagaataaactacaaaataccaactattgcctggagattgaatataaacatcagcgtattgccataaaaagaatctgggagagactagcaatttgaattccccactggaggaatgctggtcaacgcaacaatttgggggcttcgtccgagatggcacgctgttgattgatgacttcttgcaatcttctggacagactcaattggccaattcaaggtaagcagaacctttctttttagatcaaatctgcgttaggagtctgtcctgaagtctgtaagtcaaacactgttttttaatcccaggcacagattggtgattttgatagattgattgcatttttgtcgagcctgccattgcattaaaattgtaaataagtggtcaactcaggccattgtgtctcgattaccgtgacgggcagtttcgttaacgagtgaactaatagttgggtgtagcttaccctgggaatttggtcgtcccttaatgagtacgggttgcaagatcccagtgatGATAATAGGGCATTGAAACGTACGGaaaaggctggaggccatttgtaaaaggtacaataaagACTCCCGGGTTGGAAGATCCCAGTGCGATaagggcactagaattaagaaaatatagacacatggccttggagtgtgaaaaacagaaatgtgatggcagcgggggaggaatgtgatgaatcattactgtttaatgatcaattgaatggacggttgtcgacaatggaattagcaggtagagttaaaaaataaatatatatatatatatatataaatatatatatatatatatatatatatatatatatatatatatatatatatatatatatatatatatatatatatatatatatatactgtatgtataaatacatatatatatacacgtacatatatatatacgtacataaatacgtatatacacatgtatatatatatatatacatatatgtatatatatactgcatgtataaatacatatatatatatatatatatatatatatacacgtacatatatatatatacgtacatatatacgtacatatatatatacatatatatatgcacacatatatacatgtatatatatatatacatacacatacatatatacatatatagatatgcacacatatatacatgtatatatatatataaacacacatacatatgtgtgtatatatatatatatatatatatatatatatatgtgtgtgtatatatatatatatatggtaatatatatgtatatgtatatatatatacatatatgtatatatttactgtatgtataaatacatatatatatatatatatatatcaggcctccgtcagtcgtaacgactatggaaactgcgccagtccagaggtcaagtttaaactcagcgacaacgcctgctgtggctgatgagtccgatgtgggagaggcaaacacggccgcatttactgcagatgtagctggaaggcgcaactgcaggagtgcgtgtcttccgcttggttcttttttcattggctgtggcatggatcttttcctcgccagtcttcagctgtttgtgaaggacactgcgccatttgctgcggtcagctgctgcatcttcccagtgttcagtgtttatgtccagggctttcatgtcccgcttgcagacatctttgaagcgcagttttggccggccaacagatctcttgccagagccaagttcgccatacaggatgtcctttgggatacgtccatcctccatacggcacacgtatatatatatacacgtacatatatacgtatatatatacatatatatatatgcacacatatatacatgtatatatatatatatatatatatatatatacatatgtatttatatatatatgtacatacatatatacagcatatatatatatatatatatatatatatatatatatatatatatatatatatatatatacatgtatatatatacatatatgtatatatatactttatgtataaatacatatatatatatatatatatacacgtacatatatacgtatatatatacatatgtatatatgcacacatatatacatgtatatatatatacatatgtatttatatatatatatatacatacatatatacagtatatctatatatatatatatatatatatatatatatatatatatatacatacatatatacagtatatatatatatatatatatatatatatatatatatatatatatatatatatatatatatatatatatatatatatatatatatatatatatatatatatatatatatttatatatatatatatatatacacacacacacatagggataagctgtagaaaatggatggatatacatatatagatataccgtatgtgtatgcatatatatatatatatatatatagatatatatatataaatacatacatatatatacttatgtatatatatacatacatatatacatacatatatacacacatatacatacatatatacacacatatatatatatatatatatatatatatatatatatatatatatatatatatatatatatatatatatatatatatatatatatatatatatatatatatatatatatatacatacatacatacatacatacatacatacatatacacacacacacacacggtcagtCCAAGTTTTTCGTCACATTTTCTGGAAAATTGTTCTTTTTCGCTGGTAACTTTCAAATATGTGAGATATCCATGATCACTGCCTCAAGGCCAGTTTGGGGAGACATCAGCCAAGTCTGAAAAACGCCTGTTTTTCTCACTGTGACTACAATATGTAAGTAAGTGTGCTGTGAACAACCATCATCAATGTCTTTCTGCCATATTCTACTTGCAACGTCCCTTAGTTTATTATCTTGGGGATATAACGTAATATGTAAAGGCCCGCATCATTCGAGCCCAATTCAAATGGATGGTAAATCCCCCTCATACGGTAGTCTGTCTACCAATTGTGTCACATATCCAAATATTACTcatctttcatccagtcatcATCTGATGGTGGTCTGTCGACACAAAACATGAACACCAAGCGACCTGGAGGGTGTAGTTTCAGGCAGATTGATGCATGTTGTTGGTGTTCAAAGTCAGGCATTCTGGAAGACGACTACAATTACTCATCAGGTCTGTCTTGTCTGATGGAATAGGTGTCAATCACCCTAaaattattcattcatttaataATGAAATGTAGGAATCACTTGGCTCTTATGTATATAGCATATTGAtaccaaaacataataataaaaatataaaaattgtaaaattaattttGCAAACAGTCTGAAATAAGAAACATCTTAAACTGTCCAATTGTACGTACATGCAAATAAAGTttgtaatatttttgttttaggaAAACATTAAAACCATGAAGATACTGAAATAGTGAGTGAATGACAAAGTACATAAAATATACTTTGAAAAAGTCTTCAAACAAAGTTAAATACACGGTCAGTTTGACAAACAATTAGTTATACTAACAATCTATTATTTGGATAACATTATCATGACCTCAAGGTGAAAACACTCAGTGTTGATTACCTTCAAAAAGAGACTTTCATGTGCACATGAATATGTTGCTATAGTAAGTTTAATGCTGTCTTGTGGTGTCTGTTTTATACCATAAGGAGAACATATGCCTGGACGATAGCAGTAGTACAATTACATtgcaatctatttattattagaaTGATTACACGGTATGTGGAGAGATTCATCAATGTTCCTACAAGAAGTAGTAGAAATCCCTTCAAAATGATGCagctaaacaaaaataaatacacaaaagtAAATGCATTGTAAAACTTTAGCATTATTAGTTATAGACATTGTTTCATCCAAATAACAGCTAGTTGTTTATATGTTAGCTTTTTTAAGAAATACAATTGGAAATCTGTTGAAAGCAATGACTAGAAATATGTATTTGAAATTCAGCCAATATAATCAGTAAGTTATGTACACACAAATAGTCGAATGATTTACCTTAACCTAGCCTTAATGTATAGATATACAAGTGCAGTAGGGTTGTGGGAAACATTCTTCTCTTAAACATGTCAAATACTGCTaccaaaaaataatacaatactaaCATTTTGAATAGGTTTGGAAAAACACACTTGCTAAAACACTGACAAACTGAGTAGTGAATGAAAAGGAAACAGACAAAGTCATTGAAAAAAGTAATTGGGTGAGCTGGTTTGGGTGTGGTTGAACATAACTTTACTGAATAGATGTACAAATGCAGTAGGAGTACCCTGCTTATCATGATGTGTACTAATACACGCATGTGCATGTGTACGATTCTAATACCAATGATTCAACTGGGAAAATtaaatacacatacaaatatagttTGCAATATTATTGATGTGAAGACTATTAATAACGTCAACTTGCATTTCCGTCGTCTATTAGTTAAAGAGCCGTTCTGAAATACTAACAAACAAGAAACTATTATCCGCTGGTAAAGAACGCATACGCGCAAACAAGGTTAGATTTAGGAAAAAGCAATGATAAAGGCGTGGGAATGGTTGGCAGTCTAAAATCACCAAAAAAGTCACACTACACCAAACATTGTAAAATCAAGAAGCTAAAGTTGAATTGTATTCATTCAATTGTGTTGCattgttgtacaatgacaataaaagctaCACTTATAATGCAACTTAAAGTCACAATACGTATATCAAACATGTGAACATTACAAAAAGAATGGactttagtttttttgtattaaatatatatgacATGACTTTGATGGACAGTTTGACAGAAAGTGTGTACTATATTCTCTCTCTTCACTTACTAACACTTTTTCCACTTGATTCGTGGCCAGACTAAAGCTTGTTTACCCTCCGACACTGCAACGAAAAAATGCAACCCAGCATTTCGTCGGGTAAATGCAGCTGGAG from Entelurus aequoreus isolate RoL-2023_Sb linkage group LG17, RoL_Eaeq_v1.1, whole genome shotgun sequence encodes the following:
- the LOC133632541 gene encoding zinc finger protein 501-like is translated as MDDYCYAKMATSAKREHERESAPPTASKSPTEIKKTADKNLQQLIGHPEELPPQSQPPHIKKEEEELCITQEGECLLGREEADYTKFPLSILSVKTEYDEEKPQPDNLLAPLSDSEAEDEVKKPLSSDTDCEGDMRTHIDNKHPECSKKKTGKKRLSCSVCAKSFTRKSNLTQHMRAHKGEKPFICSVCGKSFSLKSSLTEHLRTHTGEKPFNCSVCGKSFCQKSSLTEHTRTHTGEKPFKCSVCDKSFTKKWHLTQHMITHTGQKPFSCSFCGNSFSRNSYLTQHMRTHTGENPFNCSVCGKSYFSRQGLAQHKMIHTGEKPFTCSVCSKRFHHNAVAIRHLKTHTGD